One genomic region from Vanacampus margaritifer isolate UIUO_Vmar chromosome 2, RoL_Vmar_1.0, whole genome shotgun sequence encodes:
- the rasd2a gene encoding GTP-binding protein Rhes, producing the protein MARRASRAQRSDIDDDRTDAEMNTTERFQLPIDGILEMFNPVGGQPHQPHPALSPVVQQKHPKVSNLSKTGMGLLETVKGRWRQQDKRGTQEEVCVSGEVQRCAHAPCAIKPRNCLRIVVLGAPGVGKTNLVKRFLGEEFQETYKVTAEDFHRKLFHVGAEAYQVDLLDAARERNFPAKRRLSILTGDIFLLVFSLDNIESFSEVCELLSEIRVAKTKLVKSKRPARLSVVVCGNKVDLDAHRVVSRSDVTKALARDVAFFETSAKLGTALEAVFGELAAMGGLPYETTPSQHQLVSMVTYRSLCQRSRGRSCTLGEAAPCAAVDTLARRPSFGSDLQLVLGSSAKANKPERCPIQ; encoded by the exons ATGGCCAGACGAGCAAGCCGGGCTCAGAGATCTGATATCGATGACGACCGAACTGACGCAGAGATGAATACCACCGAGAGGTTCCAACTTCCCATTGATGGCATCCTGGAAATGTTCAACCCCGTCGGCGGGCAGCCTCACCAGCCACACCCAGCCCTCAGTCCGGTGGTCCAGCAGAAGCACCCAAAGGTGTCCAACCTATCAAAGACGGGCATGGGTCTCCTGGAAACCGTCAAAGGGCGATGGAGGCAGCAGGACAAGAGAGGAACACAGGAGGAGGTTTGCGTCTCCGGCGAGGTCCAAAGATGCGCCCATGCGCCGTGTGCCATCAAGCCCAGAAACTGTCTCAGAATTGTGGTGCTGGGCGCACCCGGAGTGGGCAAGACAAACTTGGTCAAGCGTTTCCTGGGGGAAGAATTCCAAGAGACGTACAAAGTCACTGCGGAGGACTTTCACAGGAAGCTGTTTCACGTGGGAGCCGAGGCGTACCAGGTGGACCTTCTAGACGCCGCCAGGGAAAGAAACTTCCCGGCAAAACGGAGGCTTTCCATACTGACGG GAGACATCTTCCTGCTCGTCTTCAGTTTGGACAACATCGAGTCCTTCAGTGAAGTTTGCGAACTGCTCAGTGAGATCAGAGTCGCAAAGACAAAGTTGGTCAAGTCTAAACGTCCGGCAAGACTTTCGGTGGTAGTTTGCGGCAACAAAGTGGACTTGGACGCTCACAGAGTCGTCAGTCGGTCCGACGTCACCAAGGCCTTGGCCCGGGACGTGGCTTTCTTCGAAACTTCCGCCAAGCTTGGCACAGCGCTGGAGGCCGTGTTCGGAGAGCTGGcggccatgggcggcctgccctACGAGACCACGCCGTCGCAGCATCAGCTCGTCTCCATGGTGACCTATCGGTCGCTGTGCCAGCGCAGCCGCGGACGGAGCTGCACGCTGGGGGAGGCCGCGCCCTGCGCCGCCGTGGACACCTTGGCGCGACGGCCCAGCTTCGGCAGCGACCTGCAGCTGGTGCTTGGATCAAGCGCCAAAGCCAACAAACCCGAGAGGTGTCCAATTCAATGA
- the rsad1 gene encoding radical S-adenosyl methionine domain-containing protein 1, mitochondrial — MIKHTLKTAGRILVTGTGRNCFSGLSSGPVLTEDGSESAQHESLTKKASLYIHWPYCLKRCSYCNFNKYIPKGDNNHIVSQCLQQEVETLLQLSEVSCITSVFFGGGTPSLAHPSTVSDILEAVVRQTSLADQAEVSLEVNPTAEGRTKLKDFSQAGVNRFSIGVQSLLDDDLTRLGRDHSAIQALQTIEEACKLCPGKVSVDIMFGRPGQSVASWEAELSDLLRACDDHVSLYQLTPERGTLLFKQIQGVEVVLPGDHETADMYESARRTLRRHGFEQYEVSNFARNSAVSHHNMSYWKGRQYIGVGPGAHGRFVPLGEGGTHREARTQTLEPDVWIREVQQRGHGTRRRIQLRHLELLEEVLVMGLRMTEGITHKHWQLFSPKLTLWDIFGSSTDVQEFLHCGLLTLDDGGLRCSWDGLALLDSMLPPLLLELERQLNLRAPR; from the exons atgatcaagCACACGTTGAAAACAGCGGGACGTATACTGGTAACAGGCACCGGCCGAAACTGCTTCTCTGGGCTTAGCAGCGGACCAGTTTTAACTGAGGACGGATCCGAATCAGCTCAACATGAGAGCTTGACTAAAAAGGCGTCTCTCTACATACAC TGGCCCTACTGCCTCAAACGGTGCTCTTACTGCAATTTTAATAAGTACATCCCCAAAGGTGACAACAACCACATAGTGAGCCAGTGTCTTCAGCAGGAAGTGGAGACACTGCTGCAGCTTAGTGAGGTGTCCTG CATCACTTCTGTGTTTTTTGGTGGTGGAACTCCAAGCCTAGCCCACCCCTCCACTGTCTCAGATATCTTGGAAGCAGTCGTCAGGCAAACGAGTCTGGCAGACCAGGCCGAAGTCTCACTTGAAGTCAATCCCACTGCAGAGGGAAGGACAAAATTGAAGGATTTTAGCCAAGCTGGGGTCAACCGTTTCTCCATAGGGGTCCAG TCTCTCCTGGATGATGATTTAACAAGGCTGGGCCGAGACCACAGCGCTATTCAGGCCCTGCAAACCATTGAGGAGGCTTGCAAATTGTGCCCTGGGAAGGTTTCTGTAGACATCATGTTCGGGCGGCCCGGGCAAAGTGTGGCATCATGGGAGGCGGAGTTGTCGGACCTGTTGCGGGCCTGCGACGACCACGTTTCCTTGTACCAACTAACACCCGAGCGAGGCACCTTGCTGTTTAAGCAGATACAAGGCGTTGAGGTGGTGCTGCCCGGCGACCACGAGACGGCAGATATGTACGAGAGCGCCAGGAGGACGCTGCGTCGGCACGGATTTGAACAGTATGAAGTGTCAAACTTTGCCAGAAAC AGTGCAGTGAGTCATCACAACATGAGCTACTGGAAGGGAAGGCAATACATCGGTGTTGGTCCAG gaGCACACGGGCGCTTCGTTCCTCTTGGGGAGGGAGGCACGCACAGAGAGGCCCGCACCCAGACACTGGAACCCGATGTGTGGATCCGCGAAGTCCAGCAGCGCGGTCACGGGACTCGCAGGAGAATTCAACTGAGACATCTTGAACT ATTGGAGGAGGTGTTGGTGATGGGATTAAGAATGACAGAAGGCATCACGCACAAG CACTGGCAGCTGTTCAGTCCAAAGCTGACCCTCTGGGACATCTTTGGCTCTTCCACTGACGTCCAAGAATTCCTCCACTGTGGCCTGCTGACCCTCGATGACGG AGGACTGCGCTGCTCCTGGGATGGTCTGGCATTACTGGACAGCATGCTACCACCATTGCTACTGGAACTGGAAAGACAACTCAATCTGAGGGCGCCAAGATGA
- the LOC144044971 gene encoding GTPase IMAP family member 9 isoform X1 yields the protein MEKRRKGTSLELRLMVVGSSGPSQFQLINAILGREEFPKDTTSISGSRKILGELAGRRVAVISAPNLYDKDICRVKRKMELRRSKCLSVPGPHAFLVAFDMEKISPNDIRTPQLMMRRFGRRCLRHCLVLLAYDGNPDNAALEGVVQNTDWPLRHLIEDFGGRFYIFSKDWRDRSREQDLLQKIEWMVASLGGACFSSATFQKAERSVKKEEKRLMKKMAADNEKAWNELEKKYLSDELYRRKDAHTVSVSAEIRAKAEVDNGWLRTSLARGVGSGVVVGAVMGALVGSIEGPGGMVLYGVIGGAMGASAGGAAQVATKHMEDRVAPPARLNFNSIFINRFFATPRP from the exons ATGGAGAAGAGGAGGAAAG GGACCTCCTTGGAGTTAAGGCTGATGGTCGTCGGCAGCAGCGGACCATCTCAGTTCCAGTTGATCAATGCTATCCTGGGAAGGGAGGAGTTCCCGAAAGACACCACGAGCATCTCTGGCAGCCGAAAGATTTTGGGGGAGCTGGCGGGGCGACGGGTGGCTGTGATTAGCGCCCCCAACCTCTACGATAAGGACATATGTCGCGTCAAGAGGAAGATGGAGCTGAGGAGGTCCAAGTGCTTGTCAGTGCCTGGACCCCATGCTTTCCTGGTGGCCTTTGACATGGAGAAAATCTCACCCAACGACATCCGGACCCCACAGCTCATGATGAGACGTTTCGGAAGACGCTGTTTGAGACACTGCCTCGTCCTGCTTGCCTATGATGGGAACCCGGACAACGCAGCTTTGGAGGGCGTAGTGCAGAACACCGACTGGCCTTTGAGGCATCTGATTGAGGACTTCGGCGGCCGCTTTTACATTTTTAGCAAGGACTGGCGGGACCGCAGCCGTGAGCAGGATCTGCTGCAGAAGATCGAGTGGATGGTGGCCTCCCTGGGCGGCGCCTGCTTCTCCAGTGCAACCTTCCAAAAAGCTGAACGCAGCGTCAAGAAGGAGGAAAAGAGGCTCATGAAGAAGATGGCGGCAGATAATGAGAAGGCGTGGAACGAACTGGAGAAGAAGTACCTGTCGGATGAGTTGTACCGGCGCAAAGACGCCCACACGGTTAGCGTCAGCGCTGAGATTAGGGCCAAGGCAGAAGTGGACAACGGCTGGCTAAGGACATCCCTGGCAAGGGGGGTGGGCTCAGGTGTAGTGGTGGGGGCCGTCATGGGGGCGCTGGTGGGCTCTATAGAGGGCCCGGGAGGGATGGTGCTATACGGCGTCATCGGAGGGGCGATGGGCGCGTCGGCAGGGGGCGCCGCTCAGGTAGCCACGAAGCACATGGAGGACAGAGTAGCACCTCCCGCCAGACTCAACTTCAACTCCATCTTCATCAATCGCTTCTTTGCCACGCCTCGGCCCTGA
- the LOC144044971 gene encoding GTPase IMAP family member 9 isoform X2 yields MVVGSSGPSQFQLINAILGREEFPKDTTSISGSRKILGELAGRRVAVISAPNLYDKDICRVKRKMELRRSKCLSVPGPHAFLVAFDMEKISPNDIRTPQLMMRRFGRRCLRHCLVLLAYDGNPDNAALEGVVQNTDWPLRHLIEDFGGRFYIFSKDWRDRSREQDLLQKIEWMVASLGGACFSSATFQKAERSVKKEEKRLMKKMAADNEKAWNELEKKYLSDELYRRKDAHTVSVSAEIRAKAEVDNGWLRTSLARGVGSGVVVGAVMGALVGSIEGPGGMVLYGVIGGAMGASAGGAAQVATKHMEDRVAPPARLNFNSIFINRFFATPRP; encoded by the coding sequence ATGGTCGTCGGCAGCAGCGGACCATCTCAGTTCCAGTTGATCAATGCTATCCTGGGAAGGGAGGAGTTCCCGAAAGACACCACGAGCATCTCTGGCAGCCGAAAGATTTTGGGGGAGCTGGCGGGGCGACGGGTGGCTGTGATTAGCGCCCCCAACCTCTACGATAAGGACATATGTCGCGTCAAGAGGAAGATGGAGCTGAGGAGGTCCAAGTGCTTGTCAGTGCCTGGACCCCATGCTTTCCTGGTGGCCTTTGACATGGAGAAAATCTCACCCAACGACATCCGGACCCCACAGCTCATGATGAGACGTTTCGGAAGACGCTGTTTGAGACACTGCCTCGTCCTGCTTGCCTATGATGGGAACCCGGACAACGCAGCTTTGGAGGGCGTAGTGCAGAACACCGACTGGCCTTTGAGGCATCTGATTGAGGACTTCGGCGGCCGCTTTTACATTTTTAGCAAGGACTGGCGGGACCGCAGCCGTGAGCAGGATCTGCTGCAGAAGATCGAGTGGATGGTGGCCTCCCTGGGCGGCGCCTGCTTCTCCAGTGCAACCTTCCAAAAAGCTGAACGCAGCGTCAAGAAGGAGGAAAAGAGGCTCATGAAGAAGATGGCGGCAGATAATGAGAAGGCGTGGAACGAACTGGAGAAGAAGTACCTGTCGGATGAGTTGTACCGGCGCAAAGACGCCCACACGGTTAGCGTCAGCGCTGAGATTAGGGCCAAGGCAGAAGTGGACAACGGCTGGCTAAGGACATCCCTGGCAAGGGGGGTGGGCTCAGGTGTAGTGGTGGGGGCCGTCATGGGGGCGCTGGTGGGCTCTATAGAGGGCCCGGGAGGGATGGTGCTATACGGCGTCATCGGAGGGGCGATGGGCGCGTCGGCAGGGGGCGCCGCTCAGGTAGCCACGAAGCACATGGAGGACAGAGTAGCACCTCCCGCCAGACTCAACTTCAACTCCATCTTCATCAATCGCTTCTTTGCCACGCCTCGGCCCTGA